From the Winogradskyella forsetii genome, the window ACCATAAGAATTTAAACGTTTAGGATCGTTTTTTCAACATTTCCAAATACATCGCTTCCACCTTAGTTCTTGCCCATGGTGTACGTCGTAAAAATTTTAAACTCGATTTTACCGAAGGGTCGTGCGTAAAACAACGAATATTAATTTGATAACCCATATACTCCCAGCCGTAATGCGCTTGCAGTTCTGTTATAATCTGTTCAAGTTTTACACCGTGTAGTGGATTATTGGCTTGTGTTGACAATTTATAGACTTTTTACTAATTCCTTAATCTTTACCGCTTTTTCAAAATGATCTAACTCCTGTGTTTTTATCCACCAAGTTGCGGCTTCCATTAACAATTCAGGATTGTCATTCTTATTCTTGAAAAACGCATAAAAAGAGATCCCAACATTAGTTCCTTTTTGTTCAATTTTTTTATGGCAAACTTCCATAATTTTCGCTTTTAAAACTGGAGACATTTTTAACGGCTATTGGTATTTCGATTTCGACTTCTGCTTCGATTTGAATTTTTACTATTTCCAGAGGACTTCTTAGAACTGTTTCTAGAATTAGAATTCCGACCACGGCCTTGGCTTCTATTCTGACCTGGCTTAATTGGTTCCGTTGACGCATCAGGATCAGGTTCAAAACCTTCAACAATTTCTACTTCAATCGATTCCCCAATCAACTTTTCTATACCTTGTAAATACGTAGTTTCGTCTGCACTCACCAATGATAAGGCCTGGCCCTCAGCTCCTGCTCTACCGGTTCTACCAATTCTATGTACGTAATCCTCTGAGATGTTTGGCAATTCAAAATTAATAACATGAGGCAACAATGGAATATCCAAGCCTCTAGCTGCAATATCCGTAGCAACCAAAACTCTTACAGAACCATTTTTAAAGCCTGCTAAAGCTTTGGTACGCGCCCCTTGACTTTTATTTCCATGAATAGCGGCAGCTGTAATACCAGCACTAATCATCTTTTTACAGAGCTTGTTGGCGCCGTGTTTTGTTCTTGTAAAGACTAGAACTTGTTTCCAGTTTCCTTCAGAAATCAACTTTATGATTAAGCCTGTTTTTTTTCCTTTGGCAACCCTGTAAACCTTTTGTTCGATGACCTCAACCGCTGTATTTTCGGGCGTCGCTTCAACTTGTACAGGATGATTAAGAATAGAATAGGCCAGCTTCTTTATATCCTTAGAAAATGTAGCAGAGAACATTAAGTTTTGTCTCTTGTTCGGTATCAATTTCATGATGCGCTCAATATCACGCAAAAAGCCCATATCCAACATACGGTCGGCTTCGTCCAAAACAAATATTTCAACACGGTTTAATGACAATAGCCCTTGATTTTCCAAATCAATTAAACGTCCTGGCGTGGCTACCAGAACATCAATACCTTGACTTAATTTATTCACTTGCGGTTTCTGGTTGACGCCACCAAAGATTACGGCACTTCTAATGTTTAAAAACTCGCTGTATTCCTTGACATTGGCATGCACTTGTGCGGCCAACTCACGTGTTGGCGTTAAGATCAATGCTCTGATTGGTCGGTATCTTTGCTCTGGTCCTTTCGATAAAAGATGAAGCATTGGTAACGTAAAACCCGCTGTTTTTCCCGTTCCGGTTTGTGCGGAAGCTAACACATCTTTTCCTTCTAAAACAGGCGGAATAGCCTTGGCTTGTATAGGAGATGGTGTTTCATATCCTTTTTTACTGATTGCTTTAAGTAATGGCTCAGATAAGCCCAATGATTTAAATGACATATATAAAGTTTATGAAGCAAACTCTATGTGATACCATTTCTTGATTAAAATAACCGTAATAAAACGCCCTTTTTTCCTTTTTACTTCAATAGAAAAAGAAACCGTAACTGATGCTATGCTTTATTTTTATATTTCGAACAAAACAAAAAATCATCATTTTCTTTTACGATAATTTCAAACAAGAATGGTATTGTTAGGTCACTCCTTTAATTCGGCGCGAAGGTACAGCTAATTAATACCAAAAGCCCTATTAAGTCAAATTATCAAACAGAAAATAATTGCAAAGTCTTATTTATTCCTATAAAAGCTATTATTTTTACAAAAAAGTAATTATGAAGCGAACGTATTCTATAGCCGTTGTACAACTAAACCTAAATAATACTCCTGAGCATAATTTAGTAAAATGCAAAGAATGGGTAACCAAAGCCGCCAAGCAAGGTGCGGAGGTGATTTGCTTACCCGAATTATACAGTAGCCATTATTTTTGCCAGAGCGAAAACGTTGAAAATTTTGCATTTGCGGAGCCTCTTTATGACACTTCTTTTGTAGCCTTTAGTGAACTGGCCAAAGAATTAGGCGTGGTTATCATCGTACCTTTCTTTGAAAAAAGAATGTCTGGTATTTATCACAATAGTGCTTATATCATAGATACGGACGGATCGGAAGCCGGACTTTATAGAAAGATGCATATTCCTGACGATCCGCATTTCTATGAAAAATTTTACTTTACACCAGGCGATTTAGGCTTTAAAACCATACCAACTAAAAAAGGTAAAATCGGGACGTTAATATGCTGGGATCAGTGGTATCCTGAAGCAGCAAGACTTACAGCTTTACAAGGAGCCGAAGTGTTATTTTATCCCACAGCAATTGGTTGGCATCCCACTGAAAAAGCCACCTATGGCACTAACCAGTATGGTGCATGGATGAATGTCATGAAGGGTCACGCCGTGGCCAACGGAACTTATGTTGCAGCTGCCAATAGAATTGGATTGGAAAAATACTTACCAGACACAAATGGTATAGAGTTTTGGGGAGCGTCTTTTATTGCTGGTCCGCAAGGCGAAATATTGGCCCAAGCCTCTCACGATAAAGAAGAAATACTTATAGCTGAAGTGAACTTAGATCTTCAAGAAGATGTACGACAAAATTGGCCGTTTTTTAGGGATAGACGAATCGATTTTTATGGTGACATTACCAAAAGAGCAATAGACCGTTAGAGCTATGAGTGCAACCCGAAGATTTCCTGCTGAATGGGAAAAACAAAAAGGAATTTTACTGTGTTTTCCCCATAATGGTAATGATTGGCCCGGAAAGTACCAAGCCATACAATGGGCTTTTGTAGAGTATATAAAAAAAATAGCCCAATTTGAAATCGTATTTCTATTAGTTGCCAATAAAGCGTTGGAGGCCAAAGTTTTGGATATGCTAGAACGTGCGCAGGTAGATATTCATAACGTCACCTTTATAGTACAAAAGACCAACCGTAGTTGGATGCGCGATTCAGGACCAATTATTGTAGAATCGTCTCCAAATACCATTGAGGCAATTAATTTCAACTTTAACGGTTGGGCAAAGTATCCTAATTATCGTTTAGACCAACATGTACCTTCTGTGATGGCGAAACATCTTGATATACCTTTAACTCAAGCAACCTATAAAGGTAAACCTATAATATTAGAAGGTGGCGCAATAGATGTTAACGGAAGAGGAACGCTGTTAACTTCGGAAGAATGTCTTTTACATCCGAGTATCCAAATTAGAAACCTTGGTTTTACTAAAATGGATTACGAAGCCATTTTTAAAGAATATCTCGGTGTCACCAATACCATTTGGTTAGGAGATGGCATTAAAGGAGATGACACTCACGGACATATAGACGATTTGTGCAGATTTGTCAATGCAGACACGATTGTTACGGTTGTAGAATATGATAAAAACGATGAGAACTACAAACCACTTCAAGATAATCTCAATCGTTTAAAATCTGCAAAATTAGAGCATGGTAAATCACCAAAAATAGTAGAATTACCAATGCCTCAAAAGTTGGAATTTGAAGGGGTTAGAATTCCGGCTAGTTATGCGAATTTCTTAATTATAAACGGCGCCGTTTTGGTACCCACCTTCAATGATCCAAACGATAGAATCGCCTTAAATCGATTAGCCTCCTGTTTTCCAGATAGAGAAATTATCGGTATTAGTAGTATTGATCTCATTTGGGGATTTGGCACACTACATTGTTTAAGTCAGCAAATCTATTAGATCATTTAATTATCTCCGTGTTTTTAATCTTTTGAAGCGTTTAAAGCCTGTTTTAGTTTTTTAAATGGGTTGGTAGCCCTATTTTGATAGCCATGTATGCCACAACAAATGAGCAGAATTGCTGCTGCAGCAAAGGCATCATATAAAATCTGGTCATTAGACCCTTTGTTGGCCATACCAATTCCGATTAATGCCCAAGCACCTACCGAAGCAAACTCCCGCATATTACGCTTCCAAAGCACATATTGGTTAATTATTAAGGCCACCACAATCATAACAATTGTCCAAGTAGTTTCTGACAATCCAAAACCATCCCAACCCAGTTTAACCAAATAACTCGAAATATTTACAATACTTGCCACAGTTACCCAACCGGAATAAATCACAAATGGCCACCAAAGGAATAATATAGTTGGAAATGGTTCATCGTCTAATTCCATACGATTATTGATTACAATTTTTAGCAATGCCATCAAAAGCAAAAAGATTAACACACAAGATAATCCTGTGAAATCATAAACCCAAGCAAACACCCAAAGTGAATTAAATATACAAGACAGCACGAACCACCACCCTGTTTTTAGAACAAAATCATCATTTGCCACACTTACAAAAAGGCTTCTGCCTTGGTAAACGACAAAGCCAAACAATAACAAGTAAATAATGCCCCAAATTGAAAAGGCATAACCAGCAGGCGTAAATAACGAATTGTAACTGTCTGATATTTCGCCAATAGTGGTGTTGTTTAAAGCACCTGTGACGGAGACGTAGTTTACGATTATAACGATGATAAAAGCGATTGCATTGGCTATTTGTAGTGTTTTTTTCAAATTAAGGTTGTTTTTATTTATTGCATCAAGTTAAGAAAAACTCTTGAAAATTGCTAGACCTTGATAATTTTCAAATTTGATGCTCTAAAATTTTTCAATACATTGGCCATGATTTGATATAAGCCTTGTGTAGCGGACTTATGTCATTAGAATTGTCATATTGAAATTATTAAATCCATCAATATATACTAATTATAGTATTGTTATCTTTACGGGATAACAGTACCTAAAAAGTTATGATATCCCTAATTATTTATGGGATATAACATATAAAAGCTATTATATAACGAGTTGCCAGTAATGTAAGAAAAACCGAAACTGAATTGAAATAACTTATAAATAAAAACAGAATGAGTATAATAATTTTTAACCGAGAAATAAAAAGATTAATATCCAAAGAAAATCATCCTGTTCTGAATTATGTGAATGAACAATTTAAGAATAATAAAAAGCACAAAAGTTATTTCGGATTTTTTGAGTCATTTCTATTTCAGTACGGAATTGTAACCGTAGGTTACTCACCTACTCTGAATGGAAATAAATATATACCTTATGTAAATTGTAAACCGAGAAATATTTTTCGTGAAGAAAAAGGGATTAGAAACTTATCAAAAAATGAGCACAGTTTGAACGAATGTCAAAAAATAATAGCTCAATATATAATTGAAAATTTGAAATGTTTAAATGTTCAAAACTTTGAAAATTGGAATCCTGAATCGAAATATGACACTGTAATCTGAAATTAAACTCAACTGTCAACCTCTTGCCAAGAATTTAAAAATATCCGCATCTTAAATGAAAATCAAATTAAACAATCAAATCATTGAATTCGATAAAATAGAATTGAATATTCAAGAGCGCAATATTGATAACATTTTTAAAAACAACAAAAAAACTTTACGATACAAATTAGATAAAGCGATAAATAATCCTAAAAATTGCTATCATCGAATCGCTGTTAAACAAAAGGAAAAATATGCCGAATATTTAAATATGAATTTTGGAGAATTTCTTTTAAAACTAAAAGAAAATGGAAATGATGATTATATCCTCTATCTTAATAAATATGGAGATAAGAAATATTGTTTCTTCAAAATCGAAAAACATTTATCCGAAAAAGGAATCTATTGCTTTATCGTCGATGATGAAATTCTATATGTTGGCAGAAGTAAAAAAACCTTCAAAGAAAGAATTAATGAATATGGTAAAATTACGGCATACAATTGTTTAAAAGACGGTCAGGCAACGAATTGCAATATTATTTCAAAAATAAATGACTATAATCAAGTCTTTATTGGTTTTTATTTAATGAGCAAAGCTTCTAACGAACAAATTATTGAATTAGAGAAGTTGATAATTAGAAATCAATTGGAAAATACAGAATTGTGGAATATTCAGAGAAATTAAACACTACTGGCAACACCGTATATAAGCTATGGCTTGGTCTGTGCTTACTTGGAAAATCCTGCGGATTTCCCAAAGCCAGTCTTTATCTGGAAAGGTTAGTGCCGCAACACGCCACATCTCATATACAATAACGTTGCCAGTAATGCGAGCGAAATCATCAAAAGTTTCCATATAATTCAACTTTTTTGTTATCTTTGCTAAAGTAAATCGACAAATAAACTGAATGAAACCAAAATTTGAAGTAATTTTTCTTGAACAAGCTATTGACTTTATGAGTAAAATAGATGCGAAAGCTAAAAAGAAAATCTACTATAATTTGGATAAAGCAAAACTCGAAAATGACCCAAAACTTTTTAAAAAACTGACAGACGATATTTGGGAATTTAGAACAC encodes:
- a CDS encoding GIY-YIG nuclease family protein gives rise to the protein MKIKLNNQIIEFDKIELNIQERNIDNIFKNNKKTLRYKLDKAINNPKNCYHRIAVKQKEKYAEYLNMNFGEFLLKLKENGNDDYILYLNKYGDKKYCFFKIEKHLSEKGIYCFIVDDEILYVGRSKKTFKERINEYGKITAYNCLKDGQATNCNIISKINDYNQVFIGFYLMSKASNEQIIELEKLIIRNQLENTELWNIQRN
- a CDS encoding DUF6500 family protein, with product MSPVLKAKIMEVCHKKIEQKGTNVGISFYAFFKNKNDNPELLMEAATWWIKTQELDHFEKAVKIKELVKSL
- a CDS encoding agmatine deiminase family protein, coding for MSATRRFPAEWEKQKGILLCFPHNGNDWPGKYQAIQWAFVEYIKKIAQFEIVFLLVANKALEAKVLDMLERAQVDIHNVTFIVQKTNRSWMRDSGPIIVESSPNTIEAINFNFNGWAKYPNYRLDQHVPSVMAKHLDIPLTQATYKGKPIILEGGAIDVNGRGTLLTSEECLLHPSIQIRNLGFTKMDYEAIFKEYLGVTNTIWLGDGIKGDDTHGHIDDLCRFVNADTIVTVVEYDKNDENYKPLQDNLNRLKSAKLEHGKSPKIVELPMPQKLEFEGVRIPASYANFLIINGAVLVPTFNDPNDRIALNRLASCFPDREIIGISSIDLIWGFGTLHCLSQQIY
- a CDS encoding DEAD/DEAH box helicase, yielding MSFKSLGLSEPLLKAISKKGYETPSPIQAKAIPPVLEGKDVLASAQTGTGKTAGFTLPMLHLLSKGPEQRYRPIRALILTPTRELAAQVHANVKEYSEFLNIRSAVIFGGVNQKPQVNKLSQGIDVLVATPGRLIDLENQGLLSLNRVEIFVLDEADRMLDMGFLRDIERIMKLIPNKRQNLMFSATFSKDIKKLAYSILNHPVQVEATPENTAVEVIEQKVYRVAKGKKTGLIIKLISEGNWKQVLVFTRTKHGANKLCKKMISAGITAAAIHGNKSQGARTKALAGFKNGSVRVLVATDIAARGLDIPLLPHVINFELPNISEDYVHRIGRTGRAGAEGQALSLVSADETTYLQGIEKLIGESIEVEIVEGFEPDPDASTEPIKPGQNRSQGRGRNSNSRNSSKKSSGNSKNSNRSRSRNRNTNSR
- a CDS encoding VF530 family protein encodes the protein MSTQANNPLHGVKLEQIITELQAHYGWEYMGYQINIRCFTHDPSVKSSLKFLRRTPWARTKVEAMYLEMLKKRS
- a CDS encoding tryptophan-rich sensory protein, with translation MKKTLQIANAIAFIIVIIVNYVSVTGALNNTTIGEISDSYNSLFTPAGYAFSIWGIIYLLLFGFVVYQGRSLFVSVANDDFVLKTGWWFVLSCIFNSLWVFAWVYDFTGLSCVLIFLLLMALLKIVINNRMELDDEPFPTILFLWWPFVIYSGWVTVASIVNISSYLVKLGWDGFGLSETTWTIVMIVVALIINQYVLWKRNMREFASVGAWALIGIGMANKGSNDQILYDAFAAAAILLICCGIHGYQNRATNPFKKLKQALNASKD
- a CDS encoding type II toxin-antitoxin system RelE/ParE family toxin is translated as MKPKFEVIFLEQAIDFMSKIDAKAKKKIYYNLDKAKLENDPKLFKKLTDDIWEFRTLYQGIQYRLFAFWDKTDKTETLVLSTHGMVKKVSKVPKAQIEKALKIRAEYFDE
- a CDS encoding carbon-nitrogen hydrolase, translated to MKRTYSIAVVQLNLNNTPEHNLVKCKEWVTKAAKQGAEVICLPELYSSHYFCQSENVENFAFAEPLYDTSFVAFSELAKELGVVIIVPFFEKRMSGIYHNSAYIIDTDGSEAGLYRKMHIPDDPHFYEKFYFTPGDLGFKTIPTKKGKIGTLICWDQWYPEAARLTALQGAEVLFYPTAIGWHPTEKATYGTNQYGAWMNVMKGHAVANGTYVAAANRIGLEKYLPDTNGIEFWGASFIAGPQGEILAQASHDKEEILIAEVNLDLQEDVRQNWPFFRDRRIDFYGDITKRAIDR